Proteins encoded by one window of Lathyrus oleraceus cultivar Zhongwan6 chromosome 1, CAAS_Psat_ZW6_1.0, whole genome shotgun sequence:
- the LOC127108851 gene encoding uncharacterized protein LOC127108851 translates to MGQSKISLKELASVKRKVVESVDQYLNMFRLLKARCFTQVPEHELVEIAVEGLDYSIRKKLDTQYLRDMAKLADRVRRIERLKVEKTETGRYLKKEKISYIAVEGCSSDIEDIIDRSEVNVAELKPGTPYACKVLNPSNRKNPIESEKTDKYVAKTYTFDVSRCDEIFDLDLMQNYLKEGRLQFGKRPKMQVESDPLKVVKDLYLEPLECMMVETTDGLVEAFESASLAESFEVLMVETTEAFENKA, encoded by the exons atggggCAGTCAAAGATTAGCCTCAAAGAACTAGCTAGCGTTAAACGAAAAGTTGTTGAGTCGGTTGATCAATACTTAAACATGTTTAGACTATTGAAAGCACGATGCTTTACTCAAGTCCCTGAGCACGAGTTAGTCGAGATAGCTGTCGAGGGtttagattattctataaggaaaaaGCTGGATACTCAGTATCTTAGAGATATGGCCAAATTGGCCGACAGAGTTCGACGCATCGAACGCCTGAAAGTTGAGAAGACTGAGACAGGTCGATATCTTAAGAAAGAAAAAATATCCTATATCGCAGTCGAAGGTTGTTCTTCTGACATCGAAGATATAATCGACAGAAGCGAGGTTAACGTGGCGGAACTTAAGCCTGGAACTCCATATGCGTGTAAGGTTTTAAATCCTTCGAATAGAAAAAACCCCATCGAATCCGAGAAAACCGATAAATACGTAGCTAAGACTTATACGTTCGACGTGTCTAGGTGTGATGAAATCTTTGATCT ggatttgATGCAAAATTATTTGAAAGAAGGAAGGCTCCAGTTTGGCAAAAGGCCAAAAATGCAGGTGGAATCTGATCCTCTCAAGGTGGTAAAAGATTTATATTTGGAGCCTCTCGAATGCATGATGGTCGAGACGACTGATGGTCTCGTGGAGGCTTTCGAATCAGCGTCCTTAGCTGAGTCTTTTGAAGTTCTGATGGTCGAAACTACTGAGGCTTTCGAAAATAAGGCCTAA